CTCCAGCCGTCCCCACTCCGGCAAGTGGCTCATGCACTTCGAGCAGATCCCCGACCGCACCGCGGCCGAGCGCTTCCACGGCGCCGTCCTCGAGGTCGAGGTCGATCCCGATGAGGTCCCCGAGGACGACGCCTTCTACGACCACCAGCTCGTCGGGCTGGCCGTCACGGTCGGTGGCGAGCCGCGCGGCCGCGTCCTCGACGTGCTGCACCTGCCCGCCCACGACTCCCTGCTGGTCGAGGTCGACGGGCGGCGCGTCCAGGTCCCGTTCGTCGAGGCGCTCGTGCCCGAGGTCGACCTCGAGGCCGGCACCGTGACGATCGAGGACCGCCCGGGGCTGCTGAACCCCGAGAAAGCGGACGAGGTGCGCTAGTGCGCATCGACGCCCTCTCGATCTTCCCCGACTACTTCGCTCCGCTGGAGCTGTCCCTGCCGGGCAAGGCGCGCCGCGCCGGCCTGGTGGACTTCCACGCGCACGACCTGCGCGACTGGGCCCACGACCGTCACCGCACGGTCGACGACACGCCCTACGGCGGTGGCGCCGGCATGGTGATGAAGCCCGAGCCGTGGGGCGAGGCCCTGGACGCCGTCTGCACCGACGCGGCGGTCGTCATCGTGCCGACCCCCTCGGGCGCTCCCTTCAGCCACGCCGAGGCGGTGCGGCTGTCGGGTGCGGACCAGCTCGTGTTCGCCTGCGGCCGGTACGAGGGCATCGACCAGCGCGTGCTCGACCACGCGGCCACCCGCTGGGAGGTCCGCGAGATCTCCCTGGGCGACTTCGTCGTCAACGGGGGAGAGGTGGCGGCCCTGGCGATCATCGAGGCGGTCGTGCGGCTGCTGCCCGGGTTCATGGGCAACCCCGAGAGCCTCGCGGAGGAGTCGCACGCCGACGGCCTCCTGGAGTACCCCGTCTACACCAAGCCCGCCTCGTGGCGCGGACTCGACGTCCCGCCGATCCTGCTGTCGGGCGATCACGGGCGGATCGCGGACTGGCGACGGGAGCAGTCCCGCGTGCGCACGCAGCAGCGTCGTCCCGATTTAACACGCGACCTCAGTGAGTAACACGTTCGTAACCGCTCTGGCGGGCCTCCGTAATCGGCCTTGAGCAGGATCGGTGGAGCGCCGCGGCAAGGGAGCTCGGCCGCCCCCCACGTGTTACCTACTGCAAAGAGGTTGAAATGGAACCCGGGACCATCTGGCTGCTGATCTGTGCAGCTCTCGTTCTCTTCATGACGCCGGGACTGGCGTTCTTCTACGGCGGACTCGTCAAGGCCCAGAGCGTCATCTCCATGATGATGCTGAGCTTCGGTGCGATGGGTCTGGTCTTCGTGCTGTGGATCCTCTACGGCTTCAACATGGGCTCGGCCGGCTCGTCCGACATCATCGACGGCTGGCTGGCGAACCCCTTCTCGGACTTCGCCCTGCAGGACCTGGCCACCGGTGACGGCGCGTCCGGCCTGGCCGGCGTCGCCTTCGGCGCGACGTTCGCCGTGATCACGACCGCGCTGATCTCGGGCGCCGTCGCCGATCGTGCGCGCTTCTTCCCCTGGATGCTCTTCTCCGGCCTGTGGGCCACGATCGTCTACTTCCCCTCCCAGGGTTGGGTGTGGGGCTTCGACGACGAGGGCCTGACGGGCTGGATCGGCACGCTCACGATCGGTGACGCGGTCCCGATCGACTGGGCCGGCGGCACGGTCGTCCACATCAGCGCCGGTGCGGCGGCCTTCGCCCTCGCCCTGGTCCTGGGCAAGCGCACGGTCGGCTTCAGCAAGGAGGCCGCCGAGCCGCACAACGTCCCGCTCGTCCTCATCGGTGCCGCGATCCTGTGGTTCGGCTGGTTCGGGTTCAACACCGGCGCGGCGACCGAGAGCGGCCTGGGTGCGCTCATCTTCCTGAACACGATTGCCGCTCCCGCAGCCGGCATCCTGGGCTACATCGTCGTCGAGCACTTCAAGGACGGGAAGCCGACCGCCGTCGGTGCCGCCTCGGGCATCGTCGCCGGCCTGGTCGCGATCACCCCGTCGTGCGCCAACCTGTCGCCCTTCTGGGCGATCGTGCTGGGCCTGCTGGCCGGTGCGGTCTGCTGCTTCGCGATCGACCTCAAGTACAAGCTCGGCTACGACGACTCGCTCGACGTGGTCGGCCTGCACCTGGTCGCCGGCTTCATCGGCTGCCTGTACCTGGGCTTCTTCGCCACGGACACGGGCCTGTTCACCGGTGGCAACATCGACCAGCTGATCGCCCAGATCATCCCGTCGGTCTTCGTCGCGGCCTACTCCTTCGCCGTCGCCTTCGGCCTCGGCAAGGCGATCGACGCCACGATCGGCTTCCGCGTGACGGAGGACGAGGAGGTCGCCGGCCTGGACAACGTCCTGCACGGTGGCGCCGCGTACAAGTTCGACTGACCGAGGGCCGAGGGCGCTCAGCGCCCGACCGCTCGAGGTGGTTGAGGTGCGAGGCGCTCTGCGCCGAAGCCTCGAAGCCCGGCCGCCGAACAGCAGCCTCACAGCGCCCCGTCCCCGATTTCTCCGGGGGCGGGGCGCTGTGGCATCATGGACTGTTGGTGCAGGACGGCTCTGCCACGAGGGAGCCCCCACGCAGCACCACCCGATACTTCGAGCAACACCGACATTCCGCAGGTGACTTGTGGCACCAGGCGAGGAGAGACCATGACGAACGTCATCGACCAGATCGCAGCGCAGAGCAAGCGTGACGACATCCCGCAGTTCCGTGCCGGCGACACCCTCAAGGTGCACGTCAACATCGTCGAGGGCAACCGCTCGCGTGTGCAGCTGTTCCAGGGCGTCTGCATCAAGGTGCAGGGCTCGGGCATCGGCCGCACGTTCACCGTCCGCAAGGTGAGCTTCGGCGTCGGCGTCGAGCGTACGTTCCCGGTCCACTCGCCCGTGATCGAGAAGATCGAGATCGCGACCCGTGGCGACGTCCGTCGCGCCAAGCTGTACTACCTGCGCAACCTGCGCGGCAAGGCCGCCAAGATCAAGGAGAAGCGCGAGATCTGATCTCGACCGCTCCGCGACGACCCCGCTCCCGAAGGAGCGGGGTCGTTGCACGTTCGCGGCTAGGATCCCGGGGTGACCGACGAGCCCCGCGCCGCGCGCCGGCGGCTGCCGTGGTGGCTGGCCACGCTGGTCTACGTGGCCGCGACCCTGGCACTGGCGCTGGCCGTCACGACGTTCTGCGTCCAGCCCTTCGTCATCCCCTCCAACTCGATGGTTCCCGCGCTGGCCAAGGGCGACCGGATCCTCGTGCAGAAGTGGACGTACCGCGCGGCCGAGCCCCGGCGCGGCGACGTCGTCGTGTTCCGGGACCCGGGCGGGTGGCTGGGCCAGCTGGACGACCCGTCCGCGTTCCAGCGCGGCCTCCGGGCGGTCGGCCTGGCCCCGCAGGGCGGCTACCTGGTCAAGCGCGTCGTCGGCGTGGCCGGCGACGAGGTGCGCTGCTGCGACGAGGGAGGCCGCACCCTCGTCAACGGACACCCGGTCGACGAGCCGTACCTGGCCGACGAGAGCGCGAACGCGGCACGGACGTTCCAGCTGACGGTGCCGCGCGGCATGCTCTGGGTCGAGGGCGACAACCGGGGCGGCTCACGCGACTCCCGGGCGATGCAGGACGAGCCCGGCGAGGGCTTCGTCCCCGCGGAATCGGTCGTCGGCCGCGTGTGGGCCAGGGTCTGGCCGGCCGATCGGATCGGGCGCCTCGCGCCGACCGACGCGTTCGCCGACGTGCCGTCGCCGTGACGCGACACCGTTGCGCGGTTCGTCCGGTGCCAGCCGGTAGGCTCATCGGGTGTCCGAGGAGAAACGTCAACTGCCGTTGTGGCAGGAGTCCCTCCTCCTCGTGGCGACAGCCCTCGTCCTGGCGCTGATCGTCAAGACCTTCTTCTTCCAGGCCTTCTACATCCCGTCGGACTCGATGGTCCCGACGATGGTCAAGAACGACAAGCTGCTCGTGCAGAAGTGGTCGTACTGGAGCGGCGGACCCGAGCGCGGCGACATCGTCGTCTTCCGAGATCCCGGCAACTGGCTCGGTCCCGACGTCGACGAGTCGTCGAACGCCGTGCAGCGCGGCCTCGAGCTGGTCGGGCTGTTCCCGTCCGGCGGGCACCTCATCAAGCGCGTCATCGGCACCGGCGGCGATCGCGTGATCTGCTGCGACGCGGAGGGCCGCACCACGGTCAACGGCGAGCCGATCGACGAGCCGTACCTGGCCGACCAGTCCGTCAACGCCGACCAGACCTTCGACGTGAAGGTCCCGAAGGGCTACCTGTGGGTCCAGGGCGACAACCGGGGCAACTCGGCCGACTCGCGGGCCCACCTCGGCGAGCCCGGCGGAGGATTCATCGCTGACGAGGACGTGGTCGGCAAGGCATGGTTGAGGGTGTGGCCGCTCAACCGCTTCGGCACGATCGAGGGCACCGACGCCTTCGACGAGGTCCCGTGAGCCCGGCGCCGTCGCTGCGCGTCGAGCGCCAGCTGCTGCGCGCGGGCCGCACCGCCCTGGCCTGCAGCGATGAGGTCGGCCGCGGCGCCCTCAGCGGGCCCGTCACGATCGGCATGGTCCTGGTGACCGAGCAGACCCGCACCGCGCCGCAGGGGGTGCGCGACAGCAAGCTGCTCACCCCCGCGGCGCGCGAGGCGCTGGTGCCCAAGATCCGCCGGTGGGCGCCCGTCCACGGCGTCGGCCACGCCAGTCCGGACGAGATCGACCAGTACGGGATCATCGCCGCGATGCGGCTGGCCGGCCATCGGGCGCTCGCGCAGTTGACGGTGCGCCCTGACGCGGTGCTGCTGGACGGCAACCACGACTACCTGAGCGTGCCCGAGCAGTCGGCCCTCTTCGGCCCGCCCGACCTGTCCGACGACGTGCCGCCGGTGGTCACGATGATCAAGGCCGATCTGCGCTGCGCCGCCGTCGCGGCCGCCAGCATCCTGGCCAAGACGACGCGTGACGCCCTGATGGTGGAGCTCGCGTCGCAGCATCCGCAGTACGGCTGGGAGCTCAACAAGGGATACTCGGCACCGGAGCACATCGCGGCCCTGGCGCAGCACGGTCCGTCGGTCCATCACCGGCGCTCGTGGTCGCTGCCGGGCTGCGGGACCGGGACGACGGTGCAGATCGACGAGACGCGAGAGGTGGTGGCCGGATGAGCGCCGAGGATCTCGAGCGGTACGAGAACGAGATGGAGCTCTCGCTCTACCGCGAGTACCGCGACGTCGTCGG
This genomic interval from Aeromicrobium choanae contains the following:
- the rimM gene encoding ribosome maturation factor RimM (Essential for efficient processing of 16S rRNA) — encoded protein: MRVVVGRIGRAHGIRGDLSVDPRTDEPERRFAVGSSVLCRDGELTITSSRPHSGKWLMHFEQIPDRTAAERFHGAVLEVEVDPDEVPEDDAFYDHQLVGLAVTVGGEPRGRVLDVLHLPAHDSLLVEVDGRRVQVPFVEALVPEVDLEAGTVTIEDRPGLLNPEKADEVR
- the trmD gene encoding tRNA (guanosine(37)-N1)-methyltransferase TrmD: MRIDALSIFPDYFAPLELSLPGKARRAGLVDFHAHDLRDWAHDRHRTVDDTPYGGGAGMVMKPEPWGEALDAVCTDAAVVIVPTPSGAPFSHAEAVRLSGADQLVFACGRYEGIDQRVLDHAATRWEVREISLGDFVVNGGEVAALAIIEAVVRLLPGFMGNPESLAEESHADGLLEYPVYTKPASWRGLDVPPILLSGDHGRIADWRREQSRVRTQQRRPDLTRDLSE
- a CDS encoding ammonium transporter → MEPGTIWLLICAALVLFMTPGLAFFYGGLVKAQSVISMMMLSFGAMGLVFVLWILYGFNMGSAGSSDIIDGWLANPFSDFALQDLATGDGASGLAGVAFGATFAVITTALISGAVADRARFFPWMLFSGLWATIVYFPSQGWVWGFDDEGLTGWIGTLTIGDAVPIDWAGGTVVHISAGAAAFALALVLGKRTVGFSKEAAEPHNVPLVLIGAAILWFGWFGFNTGAATESGLGALIFLNTIAAPAAGILGYIVVEHFKDGKPTAVGAASGIVAGLVAITPSCANLSPFWAIVLGLLAGAVCCFAIDLKYKLGYDDSLDVVGLHLVAGFIGCLYLGFFATDTGLFTGGNIDQLIAQIIPSVFVAAYSFAVAFGLGKAIDATIGFRVTEDEEVAGLDNVLHGGAAYKFD
- the rplS gene encoding 50S ribosomal protein L19, translated to MTNVIDQIAAQSKRDDIPQFRAGDTLKVHVNIVEGNRSRVQLFQGVCIKVQGSGIGRTFTVRKVSFGVGVERTFPVHSPVIEKIEIATRGDVRRAKLYYLRNLRGKAAKIKEKREI
- the lepB gene encoding signal peptidase I; this translates as MTDEPRAARRRLPWWLATLVYVAATLALALAVTTFCVQPFVIPSNSMVPALAKGDRILVQKWTYRAAEPRRGDVVVFRDPGGWLGQLDDPSAFQRGLRAVGLAPQGGYLVKRVVGVAGDEVRCCDEGGRTLVNGHPVDEPYLADESANAARTFQLTVPRGMLWVEGDNRGGSRDSRAMQDEPGEGFVPAESVVGRVWARVWPADRIGRLAPTDAFADVPSP
- the lepB gene encoding signal peptidase I, with amino-acid sequence MSEEKRQLPLWQESLLLVATALVLALIVKTFFFQAFYIPSDSMVPTMVKNDKLLVQKWSYWSGGPERGDIVVFRDPGNWLGPDVDESSNAVQRGLELVGLFPSGGHLIKRVIGTGGDRVICCDAEGRTTVNGEPIDEPYLADQSVNADQTFDVKVPKGYLWVQGDNRGNSADSRAHLGEPGGGFIADEDVVGKAWLRVWPLNRFGTIEGTDAFDEVP
- a CDS encoding ribonuclease HII, which gives rise to MSPAPSLRVERQLLRAGRTALACSDEVGRGALSGPVTIGMVLVTEQTRTAPQGVRDSKLLTPAAREALVPKIRRWAPVHGVGHASPDEIDQYGIIAAMRLAGHRALAQLTVRPDAVLLDGNHDYLSVPEQSALFGPPDLSDDVPPVVTMIKADLRCAAVAAASILAKTTRDALMVELASQHPQYGWELNKGYSAPEHIAALAQHGPSVHHRRSWSLPGCGTGTTVQIDETREVVAG